The Hyalangium gracile genome contains a region encoding:
- a CDS encoding MlaE family ABC transporter permease, which yields MPAEPTLSIGARVRQRLEALGAMVVMSGKVFSRAVRPPYDWGALVFHTESLGVRSMPIALLTSTFAGLVISLQFGFFLARFGVQYTVGRVVVLTLFRELAPVLTALTVGARIGSGIAAELGAMTVTEQVDAIRALGADPLRKLVVPRVLACLLVLPTLTVLADVIGLVAGALVVNLQYGISFDMFFQGALDTVFMSDFVSGVIKGAVFGVTIGLVGCFKGLTVEGGTEGVGRATTQTVAITSVSVCLADFFITKISLYL from the coding sequence ATGCCCGCGGAGCCCACGCTCTCCATCGGCGCGCGCGTCCGCCAGCGGCTGGAGGCGCTCGGGGCGATGGTGGTGATGTCCGGCAAGGTCTTCTCTCGCGCCGTGCGCCCGCCCTATGACTGGGGCGCGCTCGTCTTCCATACCGAGTCGCTGGGCGTGCGCTCCATGCCCATCGCCCTGCTCACCTCGACGTTCGCGGGGCTCGTCATCTCGCTGCAGTTCGGCTTCTTCCTGGCGCGCTTCGGCGTGCAGTACACGGTGGGCCGCGTCGTCGTCCTCACGCTGTTCCGCGAGCTGGCCCCGGTGCTCACCGCGCTCACGGTGGGCGCGCGCATCGGCTCGGGCATCGCCGCCGAGCTGGGGGCGATGACGGTGACGGAGCAGGTGGACGCCATCCGGGCGCTCGGGGCGGATCCGCTGCGCAAGCTGGTGGTGCCGCGGGTGCTCGCGTGCCTGCTGGTGCTGCCCACCCTCACCGTGCTGGCGGACGTCATCGGCCTGGTGGCCGGCGCGCTCGTCGTCAACCTGCAGTACGGCATCTCCTTCGACATGTTCTTCCAGGGCGCGCTGGACACGGTGTTCATGAGCGACTTCGTGTCGGGCGTCATCAAGGGCGCCGTCTTCGGCGTCACCATCGGGCTGGTGGGCTGCTTCAAGGGCCTCACCGTGGAGGGCGGCACCGAGGGCGTGGGCCGCGCCACCACCCAGACGGTGGCCATCACCTCCGTCTCCGTGTGCCTGGCCGACTTCTTCATCACCAAGATCAGCCTCTACCTCTAG